A genomic segment from Microbacterium sp. SORGH_AS_0428 encodes:
- a CDS encoding aminomethyl transferase family protein, producing the protein MARTLQELLDERGNTVEMLRDSQLGTYIYPVVPAEFSNWRREQKAWRETAVLYDQTHHMVNFFVSGPDALKLLSDTGINSFANFPLNTAKQFVPTASNGGVIGDGILFHEAENEYVYVGRAPGANWLQFHAETGGYDVEFRYDDRSPSRPYGAAVHRDYYRFQIQGPNAWDIIEKLNGGPLEKVRFFHMGEMTIAGEKVRTLRHGMAGAPGLEIWGPYAQHQKIRDAVLEAGREFGIEPCGSRAYSSNTLESGWIPSPLPAIYTGEAERAYREWLPANSYEAINALAGSFVSENIEDYYLNPWELGYGSFVKFDHDFIGRDALEKIDPETQRKKVTLAWNDEDLAKILTSVIDREGVGYQFFDLPNANYGSSNYDAVIDADGNNVGLSLFTGVTANEKRGLSLATVDRDVPVGAEVRVVWGEPDGGSKKTTVEPHDQIAVRAVVSPVPYAVTARAEYQGGWRTTGSL; encoded by the coding sequence ATGGCGCGGACGCTGCAGGAGCTGCTGGACGAGCGAGGGAACACCGTCGAGATGCTGCGCGATTCGCAGCTCGGCACCTATATCTACCCGGTCGTGCCGGCCGAGTTCTCCAACTGGCGCCGGGAGCAGAAGGCCTGGCGCGAGACGGCCGTGCTCTACGACCAGACGCACCACATGGTCAACTTCTTCGTGTCGGGGCCCGACGCGCTCAAGCTGCTGAGCGACACCGGTATCAACTCCTTCGCGAACTTCCCGCTGAACACCGCGAAGCAGTTCGTGCCGACCGCATCCAACGGTGGCGTGATCGGCGACGGCATCCTCTTCCACGAGGCCGAGAACGAGTACGTCTACGTCGGCCGGGCGCCCGGCGCCAACTGGCTCCAGTTCCACGCCGAGACGGGCGGATACGACGTCGAGTTCCGCTACGACGACCGTTCGCCCTCGCGCCCCTACGGTGCCGCCGTCCACCGCGACTACTACCGCTTCCAGATCCAGGGCCCGAACGCCTGGGACATCATCGAGAAGCTCAATGGCGGACCGCTCGAGAAGGTGCGCTTCTTCCACATGGGTGAGATGACGATCGCCGGTGAGAAGGTGCGCACCCTCCGCCACGGGATGGCGGGTGCACCGGGACTGGAGATCTGGGGGCCGTACGCGCAGCACCAGAAGATCCGCGACGCCGTGCTCGAGGCGGGTCGCGAGTTCGGCATCGAGCCCTGCGGCTCGCGCGCCTACTCCTCGAACACGCTCGAGTCCGGGTGGATCCCGTCGCCGCTTCCGGCGATCTACACCGGCGAGGCCGAGCGCGCGTACCGCGAGTGGCTGCCCGCCAACAGCTACGAGGCGATCAACGCGCTCGCCGGCTCGTTCGTCTCGGAGAACATCGAGGACTACTACCTGAACCCCTGGGAGCTGGGTTACGGCTCGTTCGTGAAGTTCGACCACGACTTCATCGGCCGCGACGCGCTCGAGAAGATCGACCCGGAAACGCAGCGCAAGAAGGTCACGCTCGCCTGGAACGACGAGGACCTGGCCAAGATCCTCACGAGCGTCATCGACCGCGAAGGCGTCGGCTACCAGTTCTTCGACCTCCCGAACGCCAACTACGGCTCGTCGAACTACGACGCGGTCATCGACGCCGACGGCAACAACGTCGGGCTCTCGCTGTTCACCGGCGTGACGGCGAACGAGAAGCGCGGACTGTCGCTCGCGACCGTCGACCGCGACGTGCCGGTCGGCGCCGAGGTGCGGGTCGTCTGGGGCGAGCCCGACGGCGGCTCGAAGAAGACCACGGTCGAGCCGCACGACCAGATCGCCGTGCGCGCCGTCGTCAGCCCGGTTCCGTACGCGGTCACCGCGCGCGCCGAGTACCAGGGCGGGTGGCGCACCACCGGAAGCCTCTGA
- a CDS encoding PIG-L deacetylase family protein: MPAVTPALLVVSAHAGDFVWRAGGAIAAATMRGERATVVCLSFGERGESASQWLAGKSLEEIKEIRRAEAEAAASALGADIEFLDLGDYPLRESPEAVARLVDVYRRVQPTVVLTHPLHDPYNGDHPAAARMALEARVLAQAIGVANSDGSFPTKETIIGAPPVFFFEPHQPEQCGFVPDVLLDITAAFPQKRAAMECLPAQKHMWSYYSDLAVRRGVQVKRNAGPNLGLAHDTMGEAYMRYFPQVTGVLE, from the coding sequence ATGCCTGCAGTCACCCCGGCGCTACTCGTGGTCAGCGCCCACGCGGGCGACTTCGTCTGGCGTGCCGGCGGCGCGATCGCCGCCGCCACCATGCGCGGCGAGCGCGCCACGGTAGTCTGCCTCAGCTTCGGCGAGCGCGGCGAGTCGGCGAGCCAGTGGCTGGCGGGAAAGTCGCTGGAGGAGATCAAGGAGATCCGCCGGGCAGAGGCGGAGGCGGCCGCATCCGCGCTCGGCGCCGACATCGAGTTCCTCGATCTCGGCGACTACCCGCTGCGCGAGTCCCCCGAGGCCGTTGCACGGCTCGTCGACGTGTACCGCCGCGTGCAGCCGACCGTCGTGCTGACGCATCCGCTGCATGATCCGTACAACGGCGACCACCCGGCCGCCGCGCGCATGGCGCTGGAGGCGCGGGTGCTCGCCCAGGCGATCGGCGTCGCGAACTCGGACGGCTCGTTCCCGACGAAGGAGACGATCATCGGCGCCCCGCCGGTGTTCTTCTTCGAACCGCACCAGCCCGAGCAGTGCGGTTTCGTGCCCGACGTGCTCCTGGACATCACCGCGGCCTTCCCTCAGAAGCGCGCCGCGATGGAGTGCCTGCCCGCCCAGAAGCACATGTGGTCGTACTACAGCGATCTGGCGGTGCGCCGCGGCGTGCAGGTCAAGCGCAACGCCGGCCCGAACCTCGGTCTCGCCCACGACACGATGGGCGAGGCGTACATGCGCTACTTCCCGCAGGTCACGGGAGTGCTCGAGTGA
- a CDS encoding 4-carboxy-4-hydroxy-2-oxoadipate aldolase/oxaloacetate decarboxylase — protein sequence MSPHIVVTDIAREEAALVDAFAALGSATVHEALGRTGYAGSAIRPIQQGSAIAGSAVTVLTAPGDNLMVHVAIEQARAGDVIVVVATGPSPFGHIGELMATQMQVKGVRGYVTSAGVRDTAELRAMGFPAWSRYVSAQGCLRDSPGSVNVPVVLDGVVVEPGDIVVADDDGVTVVPRMRAAAVLDAARSRAAREATNRARYEAGASSMDINGLRPIIAELGIAHVSQAERRDAGS from the coding sequence GTGAGCCCCCACATCGTCGTCACCGACATCGCGCGCGAGGAAGCGGCCCTCGTCGACGCCTTCGCCGCGCTGGGCTCCGCGACCGTGCACGAGGCGCTCGGCCGCACGGGGTACGCAGGAAGCGCGATCCGTCCGATCCAGCAGGGATCGGCGATCGCCGGCAGTGCCGTCACCGTGCTCACCGCACCGGGTGACAACCTCATGGTGCATGTGGCGATCGAGCAGGCCCGCGCCGGCGATGTGATCGTCGTGGTCGCCACCGGCCCCTCCCCCTTCGGACACATCGGCGAGCTCATGGCCACGCAGATGCAGGTCAAGGGCGTCCGCGGGTACGTCACCTCCGCCGGGGTGCGCGACACCGCCGAACTTCGCGCGATGGGCTTCCCCGCGTGGAGCCGTTACGTCTCGGCGCAGGGATGCCTGCGCGACAGCCCGGGCTCGGTGAACGTACCGGTCGTCCTCGACGGCGTCGTCGTCGAGCCGGGCGACATCGTGGTCGCCGACGACGACGGCGTGACGGTCGTTCCGCGGATGCGGGCGGCAGCCGTCCTCGACGCGGCGCGTTCCCGTGCGGCACGCGAGGCGACCAACCGCGCGAGGTACGAGGCCGGGGCCAGCTCGATGGACATCAACGGCCTGCGACCGATCATCGCCGAGCTCGGCATCGCGCACGTGTCCCAAGCGGAGCGCCGCGATGCCGGCTCCTGA
- a CDS encoding PrpF domain-containing protein: MPAPDPVRDGIRCLLMRGGTSKGAFFLATDLPADPSERDDLLLRIMGSPDPAQIDGLGGAHPLTSKVAVVERSSDPACDIDYLFLQVGVDEAVVADAQTCGNLLAAIGPFAIERGLIAADAGETVVRIRLLNTGDIAEARFSTPDGRVDYDGDEAIAGVPGTAGRIALTTRGRKPLLPTGSPTDEIAGHRVTLVDNGMPVVLMDAADFDVAGDESPEELESRTELRERIERVRRAAGPRFGLGDVSAQTVPKMFLLSPPRHDGAVGTRAFIPTRVHPTIGVLMAASVAAGIRIPGAVGSAFAVLGDGEQTLLEHPGGTFAATVAVTGDAASGWRASSSSVRTARKIFDGLVFPRPRR; encoded by the coding sequence ATGCCGGCTCCTGACCCCGTGCGCGACGGCATCCGCTGCCTGCTCATGCGCGGCGGCACCTCCAAGGGCGCCTTCTTCCTCGCGACGGACCTGCCCGCCGATCCGTCCGAGCGCGACGACCTGCTGCTGCGGATCATGGGCAGCCCTGACCCGGCACAGATCGACGGATTGGGCGGCGCGCATCCGCTGACGTCGAAGGTCGCCGTCGTCGAGCGCTCGAGCGATCCCGCTTGCGACATCGACTACCTCTTCCTCCAGGTGGGCGTGGACGAGGCCGTCGTCGCCGATGCGCAGACGTGCGGCAACCTGCTGGCCGCGATCGGCCCGTTTGCGATCGAGCGTGGACTGATCGCGGCGGATGCGGGCGAAACCGTCGTACGCATCCGCCTGCTGAACACGGGCGACATCGCCGAAGCGCGATTCTCGACCCCTGACGGACGGGTCGACTACGACGGCGACGAGGCGATCGCGGGGGTGCCCGGCACGGCAGGCCGGATCGCGCTGACCACCCGCGGCCGGAAGCCGCTGCTTCCCACCGGCTCGCCGACCGACGAGATCGCAGGCCACCGCGTCACCCTCGTCGACAACGGGATGCCGGTCGTCCTGATGGATGCCGCCGATTTCGATGTCGCGGGCGACGAGAGCCCGGAAGAACTGGAGTCCCGCACCGAACTCCGCGAGCGCATCGAAAGGGTCCGCCGGGCCGCGGGCCCGCGCTTCGGACTGGGCGACGTCTCGGCGCAGACCGTGCCCAAGATGTTCCTGCTCTCGCCCCCTCGCCACGATGGAGCGGTCGGCACCCGAGCATTCATCCCCACACGGGTGCATCCCACGATCGGGGTGCTGATGGCCGCATCCGTCGCCGCCGGCATCCGCATCCCGGGCGCCGTCGGCTCTGCCTTCGCCGTGCTCGGCGACGGGGAGCAGACGCTTCTCGAACACCCCGGCGGCACCTTCGCCGCCACCGTCGCCGTCACCGGCGACGCCGCTTCCGGCTGGCGCGCGAGTTCGTCGTCGGTCCGCACCGCACGAAAGATCTTCGACGGGCTCGTCTTTCCCCGACCCCGCCGCTGA
- a CDS encoding VOC family protein — MATRDNFDLAHLGGVELFTPVFEESLHFFRDLLAMREVARIGDSAYLRCWDEYQLYTLKLTASDTNGVGRTLFRVTSPEALERRVAAIEAAGLGHGWREPEVGVGRSYEFEDPDGHLMGIYYETEHYVPDDEDRPALKNQASAFPGRGVNARRMDHINYLASDVTKAGEFWRDVMGARESERVRLDGGGYAAWWFRFQQKSYDVVYSEDWTGEHGRFHHFALAPDTREDILKAADIFLENGVHIEFGPYKHAINQTFFIYVWEPGGNRIELANAGARLILDPDWPVVEWSQAERAKGQAWGAKTVPTFHTHGTPFLANQAEIDEAAMKGEPIPAPQKR; from the coding sequence ATGGCCACGCGCGACAACTTCGACCTCGCACACCTGGGCGGCGTCGAGCTGTTCACCCCGGTCTTCGAGGAGAGCCTGCACTTCTTCCGCGACCTGCTCGCGATGCGGGAGGTCGCCCGCATCGGCGACTCCGCCTACCTCCGCTGCTGGGACGAGTACCAGCTGTACACGCTCAAGCTCACCGCATCCGACACCAACGGCGTGGGCCGTACGCTCTTCCGCGTCACGAGCCCCGAGGCCCTGGAGCGCCGCGTCGCGGCCATCGAGGCAGCGGGTCTCGGCCACGGCTGGCGTGAGCCCGAGGTCGGCGTCGGCCGCTCGTACGAGTTCGAGGATCCCGACGGCCACCTCATGGGCATCTACTACGAGACCGAGCACTACGTGCCCGACGACGAGGACCGCCCGGCACTGAAGAACCAGGCATCCGCGTTCCCCGGGCGAGGCGTGAACGCCCGCCGGATGGACCACATCAACTACCTCGCCAGCGACGTGACGAAGGCGGGTGAGTTCTGGCGCGACGTCATGGGCGCCCGTGAGTCCGAGCGGGTACGGCTGGACGGCGGCGGGTACGCGGCCTGGTGGTTCCGGTTCCAGCAGAAGTCGTACGACGTGGTCTACAGCGAGGACTGGACCGGCGAGCACGGTCGGTTCCACCACTTCGCGCTCGCTCCCGACACCCGCGAGGACATCCTCAAGGCCGCCGACATCTTCCTGGAGAACGGCGTGCACATCGAGTTCGGCCCGTACAAGCACGCCATCAACCAGACGTTCTTCATCTACGTGTGGGAGCCGGGCGGCAACCGCATCGAGCTGGCCAACGCCGGCGCACGCCTCATCCTCGATCCGGACTGGCCGGTCGTGGAGTGGTCGCAGGCCGAGCGGGCCAAGGGCCAGGCGTGGGGCGCGAAGACCGTTCCCACCTTCCACACCCACGGCACGCCGTTCCTGGCGAACCAGGCCGAGATCGACGAGGCGGCGATGAAGGGCGAACCGATCCCGGCGCCGCAGAAGCGCTGA
- a CDS encoding 5-methyltetrahydropteroyltriglutamate--homocysteine S-methyltransferase, protein MSTSAPFRADIVGSFLRPPGLAAARRRHASGELTDAELAAVEDAEIADLVARQRAAGLEVASDGEFRRSWWHFDFFGMLGGVDIVELDHGIQFQGVQTKPRGIEITGPIRFDESHPFLSHYRSLAAITEGTGLLPKFTIPAPTVLDFRVEPGHIDGAVYDGREAIVDDLIAAYRDALDAFYAAGARYLQFDDTAWAYLCSEAELEKARARGIDTDGIAERYADLLNRILDGKPADLTVTTHVCRGNFRSTWISSGGYEPVAEQLLGNTAYDGYFLEYDSERAGGFEPLRFLPEGDKRVVLGLVTTKTGELESTDDIRRRIDEAAAFAPLEQLALSPQCGFASTEEGNELTEDQQWAKVRAVVDIAASVWG, encoded by the coding sequence CCCGCAGGCGTCACGCGTCGGGTGAGCTGACGGATGCGGAGCTGGCTGCCGTCGAGGACGCGGAGATCGCCGACCTCGTCGCCCGTCAGCGCGCCGCGGGCCTCGAGGTCGCGAGCGACGGGGAGTTCCGTCGCTCCTGGTGGCACTTCGACTTCTTCGGGATGCTCGGCGGCGTCGACATCGTGGAGCTCGATCACGGCATCCAGTTCCAGGGGGTGCAGACCAAGCCGCGGGGCATCGAGATCACGGGGCCCATCCGGTTCGACGAGTCGCACCCCTTCCTCTCGCATTACCGCTCGCTGGCCGCGATCACCGAGGGCACCGGCCTGCTGCCGAAGTTCACGATCCCCGCCCCGACCGTGCTCGATTTCCGGGTGGAACCGGGCCACATCGACGGTGCCGTCTACGACGGTCGTGAGGCGATCGTGGACGATCTGATCGCGGCCTACCGCGACGCGCTCGATGCGTTCTATGCGGCGGGCGCGCGCTACCTGCAGTTCGACGACACCGCGTGGGCGTACCTGTGCTCGGAGGCCGAGCTCGAGAAGGCCCGCGCCCGCGGGATCGACACCGACGGCATCGCCGAGCGCTACGCCGACCTGCTCAACCGCATCCTGGACGGCAAGCCCGCCGACCTCACCGTCACCACCCACGTCTGTCGCGGCAACTTCCGCTCGACCTGGATCTCGTCGGGCGGGTACGAGCCGGTCGCCGAGCAGCTGCTGGGCAACACGGCGTACGACGGGTACTTCCTCGAGTACGACTCCGAGCGCGCCGGCGGCTTCGAGCCGCTGCGGTTCCTGCCGGAGGGCGACAAGCGCGTCGTGCTGGGCCTGGTGACCACCAAGACCGGAGAGCTCGAGAGCACCGACGACATCCGTCGCCGCATCGACGAGGCCGCAGCCTTCGCCCCGCTCGAGCAGCTCGCTCTGAGCCCGCAGTGCGGGTTCGCCTCCACGGAGGAGGGTAACGAGCTCACCGAGGATCAGCAGTGGGCGAAGGTGCGGGCCGTCGTCGACATCGCCGCATCCGTCTGGGGCTGA